A stretch of the Porifericola rhodea genome encodes the following:
- a CDS encoding OmpA family protein, with product MPHPYIAKLQKSIGVLVVSFFAILSVPVQGQSVSQADRYYEAQQYYRAAIAYQKVLKADSLHYRAAYQLAESYRNLFSYAKAAKYYAKVVKEASANFPLATYYYAQTLNYQQKYEEALYWYEQFLNNPKEVNTQYIVQAKKEEAGCVQALIAQQSAERQNLLTQLREPINSSFQDFAPAIYLHDSSLLISSTRLADKGEISYRSGEGFSDQYVWQLDSTGWKDLTSEARFRQFNTRWSDASGSFTADKKTYYFTRCGINANLCKIYVSEWKNGKWQEARPLGDAINLKDSNSKHPAVSASGDTLIFSSDRKGGKGGADLWMSIKNEASGWQAAKNLGSYINTPQDEISPFYYAKGDLLIFASDGWQGMGGMDLYLTRIRAAQEAEPTALAPPFNSSQDDCFLVFGNARGYLASNRLGDFDIYTFTKAADFSWDHLLQGEQKALSKAGSKKLATFEGMITDYSPLLDAEEHNLTVMRSSGQDYLRNGSSRFVLSADVNDILLEQLRDKQSLQQGAAVLTQAVNSEDTLSEDNLLISFSTYQVSNDEQVEISGKVYHRNENNVPAATLNLYLLDELGSIIKITTSNEDGEFRFVNLEASTSYQIRYADAENDVQEYRIENLRVFGYGDDFTTIHFENIYFDFNQSYLRNEAKVALNQLVEFYEQHPSSVIEINAFTDSTGNDVYNLQLSRNRGQAAFDYLVERGVDRSALVFNAKGVSTAIASSNSLISQQLNRRIEFYVIGKNLTYEPEIVTRMLRPQVTLYTLSNETGMSLEEIKNLNGLNSNDLQAYKPIRIYEWAYEKAPTLFYQMQVRSESER from the coding sequence ATGCCACATCCTTACATAGCTAAGCTTCAAAAAAGCATCGGAGTCCTGGTGGTAAGTTTCTTCGCTATCCTTTCCGTACCAGTACAAGGGCAGAGTGTCAGTCAGGCAGATCGATATTACGAAGCTCAGCAGTACTATCGTGCGGCAATAGCCTATCAGAAAGTGCTGAAAGCTGATAGCCTGCATTATCGGGCTGCTTACCAATTGGCAGAAAGTTACCGCAATCTGTTCTCTTATGCTAAAGCTGCTAAATACTACGCTAAAGTGGTAAAAGAGGCTTCCGCTAATTTTCCTCTGGCAACGTATTACTATGCACAGACGCTAAACTATCAGCAAAAGTATGAGGAAGCATTGTACTGGTATGAGCAATTTCTTAATAATCCGAAAGAAGTAAATACCCAATACATTGTACAAGCTAAAAAAGAAGAGGCTGGTTGTGTTCAGGCACTGATCGCACAGCAAAGTGCTGAACGTCAGAACTTACTTACTCAGCTTAGAGAGCCAATCAATTCTAGCTTTCAGGATTTTGCTCCGGCGATATACCTTCACGATTCTTCCTTACTTATTAGCTCTACACGACTGGCAGACAAGGGTGAGATAAGCTACAGATCAGGAGAAGGCTTTTCTGATCAGTACGTATGGCAATTGGATAGCACCGGATGGAAAGACCTCACATCCGAAGCTCGTTTCCGTCAGTTCAACACTCGGTGGTCAGATGCGAGCGGATCTTTCACTGCCGACAAGAAAACTTACTATTTTACTCGCTGCGGCATTAATGCTAATCTTTGCAAAATTTATGTGTCTGAGTGGAAAAACGGAAAGTGGCAGGAAGCACGTCCTTTAGGTGATGCCATCAATTTAAAAGACTCCAACAGTAAGCATCCGGCAGTATCTGCGAGTGGCGATACCTTAATATTTAGCTCTGATCGCAAAGGAGGAAAAGGAGGAGCCGATCTCTGGATGAGCATTAAAAACGAAGCGTCTGGATGGCAGGCAGCCAAAAATCTCGGAAGTTACATCAATACACCTCAAGATGAAATTAGCCCTTTTTATTATGCGAAAGGCGATCTTTTAATTTTTGCTTCCGATGGCTGGCAGGGAATGGGGGGAATGGACTTATACCTTACTAGAATACGTGCTGCGCAGGAGGCTGAACCTACTGCATTAGCTCCTCCATTTAACTCCAGTCAGGATGATTGTTTTCTGGTATTTGGCAATGCCAGGGGCTATCTAGCTAGCAACCGCCTTGGAGATTTTGATATTTACACTTTTACCAAAGCTGCTGATTTTTCTTGGGATCACCTACTTCAGGGAGAGCAGAAAGCCCTAAGTAAAGCAGGAAGCAAGAAGTTAGCTACTTTTGAGGGTATGATAACTGACTATAGCCCTCTGCTGGATGCGGAAGAGCACAACCTGACGGTTATGCGGTCTAGCGGTCAGGATTACCTGAGAAACGGCTCTTCCCGTTTTGTATTAAGCGCAGACGTAAACGATATTCTTCTGGAACAGCTGCGCGATAAACAGTCTCTGCAGCAGGGAGCGGCTGTGCTTACGCAGGCAGTCAACAGTGAAGATACATTGTCTGAAGATAATCTCCTGATCTCTTTTTCTACCTACCAGGTAAGTAATGACGAACAGGTAGAGATTAGTGGAAAGGTGTATCACCGGAACGAAAACAATGTTCCGGCTGCGACCCTCAACCTCTATCTTTTGGATGAACTGGGGAGCATCATAAAAATTACTACCAGTAATGAAGATGGGGAATTTCGCTTTGTCAATCTGGAAGCTTCAACATCTTATCAGATTCGTTATGCCGATGCAGAAAATGATGTGCAGGAGTACCGCATAGAAAATTTAAGAGTTTTTGGTTATGGCGACGACTTTACCACCATACATTTTGAAAATATTTACTTTGATTTCAACCAGTCATATCTAAGAAATGAGGCTAAAGTAGCACTCAACCAACTGGTTGAATTTTATGAACAACACCCTTCCTCAGTTATAGAAATCAATGCTTTTACGGATAGTACCGGTAATGATGTTTACAACCTGCAACTAAGCAGAAACCGGGGGCAGGCAGCATTTGACTATCTGGTAGAAAGAGGAGTAGACCGTTCGGCCCTGGTTTTTAATGCTAAAGGGGTTTCTACGGCTATCGCTTCTTCAAACTCTTTAATAAGCCAGCAGCTTAATCGGCGCATAGAATTTTATGTTATTGGTAAAAACCTGACCTATGAGCCTGAAATAGTAACGCGTATGCTGCGACCTCAGGTTACACTCTACACCTTATCCAACGAAACGGGTATGAGTCTGGAGGAAATCAAAAACCTGAATGGATTAAACAGTAACGATTTGCAAGCCTACAAACCTATTCGTATTTATGAGTGGGCATATGAAAAGGCTCCCACTTTATTTTATCAGATGCAGGTACGCTCAGAAAGTGAACGCTGA
- a CDS encoding tail fiber domain-containing protein, producing the protein MRNKLFNRLWLLSAVYLLSIQLGLTQGNVGIGTNQPNANAALQIVAPNGNQGLLIPGLTTSQRTDNAFTSNLSADENGLMVFDLDQKTFYYWMDDQWQPIVSGSVANDLIGGAGIEVLENGEIINTGDADSTNDITTSTLAEGDLEGTFPNLSIAEEAVNTSKIANNAVNSEKIANNSILTEDINSPGAGKVLITTSGGTVFWENQTLFEITFLPTGRIYVGDNDNKPSPIDARGVGNILVGNGTSVSSVAVGGDVSMNGSGNVQIQADVITATEIASGAVGSDEIIDGQVSTNDLANLSVNSAKMADNAVSSSKLADNAVTTVKLANNTVDATKLADNSVTTVKIQDEAITNADINNSAAIAGSKINPDFGAQNILTSGNINAQAATFTAKVTSDVTTASDPTNTLVTKGYVDAADALEVPITQLSPLADANIIVGSGGTNQSVAISGDATINTSGVLTLNNTAAARTNLGLGSMSTQNDNSVAIIGGSINATSIGSSTPAAGAFTTISGDGSSITGLDAANIASGTLNQDRLPDVGAAGSFGGSGNYIESITVDAKGRVTAVSEDVPPSDKRLKKNINPLGSSLNKVLDMQPAQYEWKDPKREGISYGLIAQELAEIYPQLVKKRSDGYFGINYMELIPVLVKAIQEQQQEIDILKNAGHSTTIENKENLEKEVDQLKAENEQLQVEIEMIKKAIGLSKMSKVGK; encoded by the coding sequence ATGAGAAACAAATTATTTAACCGTTTATGGCTACTCTCCGCTGTTTATCTTTTGAGCATTCAGCTTGGCCTTACACAAGGCAATGTAGGCATAGGTACTAACCAACCTAATGCAAATGCGGCGCTTCAGATAGTAGCCCCCAATGGCAATCAGGGGCTGCTCATTCCTGGCCTAACCACCTCTCAAAGAACAGACAATGCTTTTACCTCTAACCTAAGTGCTGACGAAAACGGACTTATGGTATTTGATCTGGACCAGAAGACTTTTTATTACTGGATGGACGATCAGTGGCAGCCAATAGTAAGTGGTTCTGTAGCCAACGATCTTATAGGAGGGGCAGGAATAGAAGTACTGGAAAATGGCGAAATAATCAACACCGGGGATGCTGACTCTACAAATGATATTACTACTTCTACGCTTGCAGAAGGTGATCTTGAGGGTACCTTCCCTAACCTTAGCATAGCAGAAGAGGCCGTAAATACCAGCAAAATTGCTAACAATGCTGTCAACTCAGAAAAAATAGCTAATAATAGCATACTTACAGAAGATATAAATTCACCGGGTGCCGGTAAAGTGCTGATTACTACCAGTGGGGGTACCGTGTTTTGGGAAAACCAGACCCTGTTTGAAATTACCTTTTTGCCTACGGGTAGAATCTATGTGGGAGATAACGACAATAAGCCTTCGCCCATTGACGCAAGAGGCGTCGGCAACATACTCGTTGGCAATGGTACCTCAGTATCATCCGTAGCGGTAGGTGGGGACGTAAGCATGAACGGAAGTGGTAACGTACAAATACAGGCTGATGTAATTACTGCTACAGAAATTGCCAGTGGTGCGGTAGGTAGCGACGAAATTATAGACGGACAGGTAAGTACCAACGATTTGGCAAACCTTTCGGTAAACAGTGCTAAAATGGCAGACAATGCAGTAAGCAGTTCTAAACTGGCGGATAATGCAGTAACAACCGTAAAACTGGCTAACAATACAGTTGATGCAACAAAGCTGGCCGATAACTCAGTAACCACTGTAAAAATCCAGGATGAAGCCATTACAAATGCGGATATTAACAATAGCGCCGCTATTGCGGGGAGTAAAATTAATCCAGACTTTGGAGCTCAAAACATACTTACAAGCGGAAACATCAATGCTCAGGCCGCAACTTTTACGGCAAAAGTAACTTCTGATGTTACCACGGCTTCAGACCCTACAAATACTTTAGTAACCAAAGGCTATGTAGATGCCGCTGATGCTCTGGAAGTACCTATAACCCAGCTTTCACCTTTGGCTGACGCAAACATTATAGTAGGCAGTGGGGGTACCAACCAGAGTGTTGCTATTTCTGGTGATGCTACAATAAACACGAGCGGAGTGCTAACCCTAAACAATACTGCTGCCGCGAGAACTAATCTTGGTCTGGGGAGTATGTCTACCCAGAATGACAATAGTGTAGCTATTATTGGAGGTAGTATTAATGCTACTAGTATTGGAAGCAGCACACCTGCGGCAGGTGCTTTTACAACGATAAGTGGTGATGGTAGCTCTATTACTGGCTTAGACGCAGCTAATATTGCTTCTGGTACTCTAAATCAGGATCGCCTTCCGGATGTAGGCGCGGCTGGCTCTTTTGGAGGTAGTGGCAATTACATTGAAAGTATTACTGTAGATGCAAAAGGTAGAGTAACTGCCGTAAGCGAAGATGTGCCACCCAGCGATAAACGCTTAAAAAAGAACATTAACCCCCTCGGCAGTAGTCTGAACAAAGTACTGGACATGCAACCTGCCCAATACGAGTGGAAAGACCCCAAGCGTGAAGGCATCAGCTATGGGCTCATTGCTCAGGAGCTTGCGGAGATTTACCCTCAACTTGTAAAAAAGAGGAGCGATGGCTATTTCGGTATCAATTATATGGAGCTGATACCAGTATTAGTGAAGGCCATACAGGAGCAGCAGCAAGAAATTGACATTCTTAAAAATGCTGGACATTCTACGACTATAGAAAACAAAGAAAATCTTGAGAAAGAGGTAGACCAACTTAAAGCAGAAAATGAACAGTTGCAGGTAGAGATTGAAATGATTAAAAAGGCAATCGGACTTAGTAAAATGAGCAAAGTGGGTAAATAG
- a CDS encoding glycosyltransferase gives MDNHYAIIAPCFNENEIIIQFLHSLEDTLQNLPYHFTVVVVNDCSTDNTADLLAKFSFGAKNMNLDPISLRVNLGHQGAIYQGLLYAKSLDVEKFIVMDSDGEDDPHAILSLLVHREADVVHVVRGKRNEGLFFKVAYFFYKAIFKAITHRDMNFGNFCMINRRVLEAATHSSFIHFAAFLSKVRGSHDYITFDRLKRLGGQSKMKTTGLVYHAFKSLTEYAEDLLMLFLKLFIVLTTAFVGLIGYIFYQKLFTDNAILGWASTMSVGLFNTALISIGFYVIGIILLNISHYRNTTLREPLYDKLAHRFEHHYK, from the coding sequence ATGGATAACCACTACGCTATTATTGCCCCTTGCTTTAACGAAAATGAGATAATCATTCAGTTTTTGCACTCATTGGAAGATACGCTACAGAATCTTCCTTACCACTTTACTGTGGTAGTGGTTAATGACTGCTCTACTGATAATACAGCAGATTTGCTGGCTAAATTTAGTTTTGGAGCCAAAAACATGAATCTTGACCCTATATCGTTAAGAGTGAATTTAGGCCATCAGGGAGCCATTTATCAGGGCTTGCTTTACGCTAAAAGTCTGGATGTAGAAAAGTTTATAGTAATGGACTCAGATGGTGAAGATGATCCGCATGCTATACTAAGCTTATTAGTACATCGTGAGGCTGATGTTGTACATGTAGTAAGAGGAAAGCGTAATGAAGGTTTATTTTTTAAAGTAGCCTACTTTTTTTATAAAGCCATCTTTAAAGCCATAACCCATCGGGACATGAATTTTGGCAACTTCTGCATGATCAACCGTAGGGTACTGGAGGCAGCTACTCACTCTTCATTTATTCATTTTGCTGCTTTCCTCTCCAAAGTACGAGGTAGTCATGACTATATCACATTTGACCGCCTCAAAAGACTTGGAGGGCAATCTAAAATGAAGACTACCGGCTTGGTCTACCATGCTTTTAAATCACTTACAGAATATGCGGAAGACCTGCTTATGTTGTTTCTTAAGCTATTTATTGTGCTAACTACTGCGTTTGTAGGGTTGATAGGCTATATCTTTTACCAAAAATTGTTTACAGATAATGCTATCCTTGGCTGGGCAAGTACCATGTCAGTTGGCTTGTTTAATACGGCACTAATCTCTATCGGCTTTTACGTGATTGGTATTATTCTGCTGAATATTTCGCATTACCGAAATACAACTTTGCGCGAACCTTTATACGATAAGCTAGCACATCGTTTTGAGCATCATTACAAATAA
- a CDS encoding gliding motility-associated C-terminal domain-containing protein, giving the protein MRMCCVFFTLWCVTLGQSLKAQSLYVSDGQQIYLGEQSVLTVNGAFESQGTTTNRGTIYARGDWTHAGTYNEEMGTINFAHSTSQDIHHYNQSIYHLALSGRGDKILQSDLAISSILSLESGILKNSESTRLIFNADIQINGGSDSSYIEGMVINQGTGDKLFPLGANGQYLPFSLLEVTGTNPVLGVQLQEPHPAPEALSGLEAVSSARYWMLTPLSGTYEGATPSISIGEEPDFSSFTGLVVAAANSLSDTYISLGNAEINGTFGNGRLVAQESSTLQLFSLGLSSAFSERGQVLVPNAFAPNSPLEDDRTLSIFAVNLEPDDFVFRIYNRWGKLIYETYSLSEALDSGWNGINQETNQPAQFGVYTYYLSGKFSNNEPLTQKGTLTLFR; this is encoded by the coding sequence ATGAGAATGTGCTGTGTATTTTTTACGCTATGGTGTGTCACCTTAGGCCAGTCGCTTAAGGCACAGAGCTTATATGTTAGCGATGGTCAGCAAATCTACTTAGGAGAGCAAAGCGTACTTACCGTAAATGGTGCTTTTGAGAGCCAGGGAACTACAACTAATAGGGGTACGATATATGCCAGAGGAGACTGGACTCATGCAGGAACGTATAATGAAGAAATGGGTACTATAAACTTTGCCCATAGCACCTCTCAGGATATTCATCATTACAACCAAAGTATTTATCATTTAGCACTAAGCGGTAGGGGCGACAAAATATTGCAGTCAGACCTGGCTATCTCTTCTATTTTAAGTCTGGAAAGTGGAATCTTGAAAAACTCAGAAAGTACAAGGCTTATTTTTAATGCAGACATTCAAATTAATGGTGGCAGTGATTCTTCTTACATAGAAGGAATGGTGATTAATCAGGGAACGGGTGACAAACTATTTCCTTTAGGGGCAAATGGGCAGTACCTTCCTTTTAGTTTGCTGGAAGTAACAGGTACTAATCCGGTACTGGGCGTACAATTGCAGGAGCCGCATCCTGCACCTGAAGCGCTTAGTGGGCTGGAGGCTGTTTCTTCTGCCAGATATTGGATGCTCACGCCTCTGTCCGGTACTTATGAAGGTGCCACACCCAGCATAAGCATAGGAGAAGAGCCTGACTTTAGCTCATTTACCGGCCTGGTAGTAGCTGCTGCGAACAGCTTATCGGATACATATATCAGCCTGGGCAATGCGGAAATCAACGGTACTTTTGGAAATGGGCGGTTAGTAGCCCAGGAAAGCAGTACCTTGCAGCTTTTCTCTCTAGGCCTTAGTTCTGCATTCTCAGAGCGTGGACAGGTGTTAGTGCCTAATGCTTTTGCGCCGAACTCTCCATTGGAAGATGATCGTACACTTTCTATTTTCGCAGTAAACCTGGAGCCTGACGATTTTGTATTTAGGATTTACAACCGCTGGGGAAAATTGATATATGAAACCTACTCGCTGAGCGAGGCACTGGATAGTGGCTGGAACGGTATTAACCAAGAGACCAATCAGCCCGCACAGTTTGGTGTATATACCTACTACCTGAGTGGGAAATTTAGTAATAATGAGCCTCTTACCCAAAAAGGCACTCTGACCCTGTTTCGTTAA
- a CDS encoding PD-(D/E)XK nuclease family protein translates to MSNFLQSVVDKVVKEFSGDLHHVSIIFPNRRAGLFFKERLAKSIKKPKLLPQVTTLEDFASRMTSLVLADRLSLVYQLYEVFRRYDPHIESFDRFYFWGEILLADFSELDMAMVNAADLFSNLKDLKSIEAGYDYLSDEQKEIISRFWESFTYDTENDSVSGSQEEFLRFWNKLLPVYHDFRTELLGQNLAYDGLLYRKIAEDLRQSTSETGSKKYVFVGLNALKNAELSIVSQLVKRGEAIAYWDTDQYYLHNEVQEAGMFLRKYQRLATLKDTFSEKVPDHFHTGTKRRIQIHGVPLEVGQAKKVGEYLQELSQTKGFDPERCVVVLADEHLLFPVLHALPQSLSKVNVTMGYPLRNTSLYSFVEHLLSLQLEKKKEGESYLYHFESLLALLRHPYIKHHGAAKAEQNILQIKKSNAVYVSSSELIGEDDFFKKLLAPVKDVPDLFNYLQLWSTLIHQLLLNDEAELTNTVESEAGQVEVAEPNSEQEEAATVDVPMLEQELLYHFYIHLNRIKSLTQERQFDFELPAFIKLLRQIFQSLRVPFTGEPLRGLQIMGMLETRNLDFEHVFILSMNEGIMPAPDSQNSFIPSNLKKGFGLFGQDQQDAFYAHAFFRLLHHAKNVHLFYNTEDTSRLKGEMSRFLYQIYYESALAKDGTLHFPDALGDYTIQRDFLSMQLAPTAIQSISIQKTEEVWKSLSRYQKNNQSGMSAGMLTPSALNSYLDCRLKFYYQYVARLHEADEVEEELDAKVFGNILHKTMEVLYKNFVEHKGSNRVEAEDCLQLKSRMLDTAILKGFEEHYKQENKEGFTFEGRNIIAREIVRKMAKQILDLDSRYAPFEIISLEVRGKEGYYASQEFDVNGEHVCVPLKGIIDRVDHKEGVVRVLDYKTGRDERSIADIPSLFDREHTSRNKAAMQALFYAWLYDENHNATDKQIVPGLINASELFSQDFDPHLKIDKHEVNNFANYRDDFLEGLKGLLQEIFNKDVPFDQTTDQKKCGFCPYANICY, encoded by the coding sequence ATGAGTAATTTCCTTCAGTCAGTGGTGGATAAAGTGGTAAAAGAGTTTTCTGGAGACCTCCATCATGTGAGTATTATATTTCCGAACCGAAGAGCGGGCTTATTCTTTAAAGAGCGATTAGCTAAGTCTATCAAAAAGCCAAAACTACTGCCTCAGGTAACAACACTGGAAGATTTTGCTTCGCGAATGACAAGTCTGGTGTTGGCCGATAGGCTCAGCCTGGTATATCAGCTATATGAAGTATTTCGTCGTTACGATCCGCACATTGAAAGCTTTGACCGCTTTTATTTCTGGGGGGAAATCCTACTTGCGGACTTTAGCGAACTAGATATGGCGATGGTAAATGCTGCCGACCTCTTCTCTAACCTTAAAGACTTGAAATCTATAGAAGCGGGGTACGATTATCTGTCAGATGAGCAGAAAGAAATAATCTCCAGGTTCTGGGAAAGTTTTACTTACGATACAGAAAATGACTCGGTAAGTGGCTCACAGGAAGAGTTTTTGAGGTTCTGGAACAAATTATTGCCGGTATATCACGATTTTAGAACAGAACTACTCGGTCAAAACCTGGCGTACGATGGACTGCTTTATAGAAAAATTGCTGAAGATCTCAGGCAATCAACATCTGAGACAGGTAGCAAAAAGTATGTTTTTGTAGGCCTGAACGCTCTTAAAAACGCTGAACTAAGTATTGTGAGCCAGCTTGTAAAGCGGGGAGAAGCCATTGCTTATTGGGATACAGATCAATACTATTTGCACAATGAGGTACAGGAAGCGGGTATGTTCTTGAGAAAATATCAGCGTTTAGCTACTCTAAAAGATACCTTCAGTGAAAAAGTACCAGATCATTTTCATACAGGAACTAAGCGACGTATTCAAATACATGGTGTGCCACTTGAGGTAGGGCAAGCCAAAAAGGTAGGGGAATATTTGCAGGAATTGAGTCAAACCAAGGGGTTTGACCCTGAGCGTTGCGTAGTAGTTCTTGCCGATGAACATTTATTATTTCCTGTGTTACATGCGCTACCGCAGTCCCTTAGCAAGGTGAATGTGACTATGGGCTACCCTTTAAGGAACACCTCACTATACAGTTTTGTGGAGCACCTCCTGAGTCTCCAACTGGAGAAAAAGAAAGAAGGAGAAAGTTACCTCTATCATTTTGAAAGTCTCCTGGCACTGCTTCGCCATCCCTATATCAAGCACCATGGTGCAGCAAAGGCAGAGCAGAACATACTGCAAATCAAAAAAAGCAATGCAGTCTATGTAAGTAGTAGCGAACTCATAGGAGAAGATGATTTCTTTAAAAAACTGCTGGCGCCCGTAAAAGATGTGCCTGATCTTTTTAACTACTTACAGCTTTGGAGTACTTTAATTCATCAGTTACTACTCAATGATGAAGCAGAACTTACTAATACGGTAGAGTCAGAGGCAGGTCAGGTAGAAGTGGCTGAGCCTAATAGCGAGCAGGAAGAGGCAGCTACAGTAGATGTGCCTATGCTGGAGCAGGAACTGCTTTACCATTTTTACATACACCTCAACAGAATCAAATCGCTGACTCAGGAGAGGCAATTTGACTTTGAACTGCCTGCCTTTATCAAATTGTTACGCCAGATTTTTCAGTCGCTTAGGGTCCCCTTTACCGGAGAGCCTCTTCGTGGCTTGCAAATTATGGGTATGCTAGAAACCAGAAATCTGGATTTTGAACATGTTTTTATTCTATCTATGAATGAAGGCATTATGCCCGCACCGGATAGCCAGAACTCCTTTATTCCCTCAAACCTTAAAAAAGGCTTTGGGTTGTTTGGGCAGGACCAGCAGGATGCCTTCTATGCTCATGCGTTTTTCCGCCTGCTACACCATGCCAAAAATGTTCATCTCTTTTACAATACAGAAGATACATCCAGGCTAAAAGGAGAGATGAGCCGGTTTCTGTATCAGATATATTATGAGTCGGCATTGGCTAAGGATGGCACCCTACATTTTCCAGACGCTCTGGGCGATTATACTATCCAGCGTGATTTTTTAAGCATGCAGCTTGCCCCAACAGCCATACAGTCCATCAGTATACAAAAGACAGAAGAGGTATGGAAGTCGCTTTCACGTTACCAAAAAAACAATCAGTCTGGTATGTCTGCTGGCATGTTAACGCCCTCTGCACTTAATTCCTATCTGGACTGCCGCCTTAAATTTTACTATCAGTATGTAGCCAGGCTACACGAAGCTGATGAGGTAGAAGAAGAGCTGGATGCTAAAGTCTTTGGTAACATTCTGCACAAAACAATGGAAGTTCTCTACAAAAATTTTGTGGAGCATAAAGGCAGCAATAGGGTAGAGGCTGAAGACTGCTTGCAACTAAAGTCCAGAATGCTGGATACTGCTATACTTAAGGGGTTTGAAGAACACTACAAGCAGGAAAATAAGGAAGGCTTTACTTTTGAAGGAAGAAATATCATAGCTCGCGAAATAGTAAGGAAGATGGCAAAGCAGATTCTTGACCTGGATAGTCGTTATGCGCCTTTTGAAATTATAAGTCTGGAGGTAAGAGGTAAAGAGGGGTATTATGCCAGCCAGGAGTTTGATGTTAATGGCGAGCATGTATGTGTGCCTCTTAAAGGAATTATTGACCGGGTAGACCATAAAGAAGGAGTAGTAAGGGTACTGGACTACAAAACCGGGCGGGATGAGCGTAGCATAGCAGATATTCCATCTCTCTTTGATAGAGAGCATACCTCGCGTAATAAAGCGGCTATGCAAGCTCTGTTTTATGCCTGGCTTTACGACGAAAATCATAATGCCACAGACAAACAAATTGTACCCGGGCTCATTAATGCCAGCGAACTTTTTAGCCAGGACTTTGACCCTCACCTCAAAATTGATAAGCATGAAGTAAATAATTTTGCAAATTATCGGGATGACTTTCTGGAAGGACTTAAAGGTTTGCTGCAAGAAATATTCAATAAAGATGTTCCTTTTGATCAAACTACCGACCAGAAAAAATGTGGTTTTTGCCCTTATGCTAATATTTGTTACTAG
- a CDS encoding PorP/SprF family type IX secretion system membrane protein, giving the protein MATLSLCTLFCEINVQAQEVRFSQYQTIPLLVNPAFAGTQSDYALHLNYRVQSVGLLAYKTGYFSFTMPLYDKAQEPRHVGGLSVGAINDMAGEAGEIKTNGLNISGAYSILFDRFGVQSLTFGLQGEYMLTSIDFGTLNWPSQVTYYGFDPGRQPTDVLEGRNSFVRFNAGLIWSYNPANNQLKNDQGPRFFLGFATSNLNSPQQSFLQNDSYSLPLLYKLHGGSQIQLNQRVSLAPDFIVMTQNELYQFTLGTLLNYEKEVKVTNNPSLTKLNFFAGSWYRSTDALVLLVGASNRRFNAAFSYDVNTVPAKAGIDGQGAVELSLSLKFLKEKELRKISSPLF; this is encoded by the coding sequence ATGGCTACCTTAAGCCTCTGCACGCTCTTTTGCGAGATTAATGTACAGGCGCAGGAAGTACGCTTCTCCCAGTACCAAACCATACCTTTATTGGTAAATCCTGCTTTTGCCGGCACACAGTCAGATTATGCTTTACACCTCAACTACAGAGTGCAATCGGTAGGGTTGCTGGCTTATAAGACAGGCTACTTCTCCTTTACGATGCCTCTGTATGATAAAGCACAGGAACCACGACATGTAGGCGGGCTTTCTGTAGGAGCTATCAACGATATGGCTGGTGAGGCTGGTGAGATTAAGACGAATGGGCTAAATATTTCCGGAGCTTATAGTATTCTTTTTGACCGCTTCGGGGTACAATCTTTAACTTTTGGCCTTCAGGGAGAATATATGCTTACCAGTATAGATTTTGGAACCCTAAACTGGCCTTCTCAAGTAACCTATTATGGCTTTGACCCCGGAAGGCAGCCCACTGATGTGTTAGAAGGTAGAAACAGTTTTGTACGTTTTAATGCCGGCTTAATCTGGTCTTATAATCCGGCTAACAACCAGCTGAAAAATGATCAGGGGCCACGTTTCTTTCTGGGCTTTGCTACCTCAAACCTAAACTCTCCTCAACAAAGCTTTTTGCAGAACGATAGCTATAGCCTTCCTCTTCTGTATAAGTTACATGGTGGCTCCCAGATTCAGCTAAACCAAAGAGTAAGCCTGGCTCCCGACTTTATTGTAATGACACAAAACGAGCTTTACCAGTTTACACTGGGTACTTTGCTTAATTATGAGAAAGAAGTAAAGGTTACAAACAACCCTAGCCTGACTAAGCTAAACTTCTTTGCCGGAAGCTGGTACCGTTCTACTGATGCATTGGTGCTTTTGGTGGGAGCTTCAAACCGACGTTTCAATGCTGCTTTTAGTTATGATGTTAACACAGTGCCCGCAAAAGCAGGAATAGATGGCCAGGGAGCCGTTGAACTTTCTTTGTCGTTAAAGTTCTTGAAGGAAAAGGAGCTGAGAAAGATATCATCCCCACTTTTTTGA